The Megasphaera stantonii genome includes a window with the following:
- a CDS encoding DUF3298 and DUF4163 domain-containing protein, giving the protein MKVMRNKDGGFGRRSIFLLQGCLMKAAAAAALTAGMAVLPVSAAEGDLLPAPKVVTALAYEKEDRDIAVSVKIPEIHWGPSVSAARQKQVNAGIRRLCEQYAEEAEDWARQYRKAFLETGGSEEEWKDHGIAVSVRYEVLAQTDDYLSLKVIGTDNWSRAHYRAKYYTFDCRTGQTVALKDILGDEYRTIADVSIRRQMDHRWNGGASYGTFTGIDEDTPFYINEKGNPVVVFSAYEIAPGSEGRPEFEIIRPYAVDSLSELTGLLGMNDEDTSRLFGGGRENWSADRTFFVGRTYEIMLHGQPCRLFTICSRDKIVEAVSLWVIGGERPVTERDAAAWAAYVTAMMGTEPTLDPDISEGGSRNRRWNAKELIAVMHQMPDILTISIQPAVGELH; this is encoded by the coding sequence GGCTTTGGACGACGTTCCATCTTTTTGCTGCAGGGCTGCCTTATGAAAGCTGCTGCGGCAGCTGCCCTGACGGCGGGTATGGCTGTCCTGCCGGTCAGTGCAGCCGAAGGGGATCTTCTGCCTGCGCCGAAGGTAGTCACGGCCTTGGCCTATGAGAAGGAGGACAGGGACATCGCTGTTTCCGTGAAAATTCCTGAAATACACTGGGGGCCTTCTGTCTCCGCTGCCCGGCAGAAGCAGGTAAACGCCGGCATACGCCGCTTGTGCGAGCAGTATGCTGAAGAAGCAGAAGACTGGGCCCGGCAGTACCGTAAGGCCTTTTTGGAAACAGGCGGCAGCGAAGAGGAATGGAAAGACCACGGCATAGCGGTTTCCGTCAGGTACGAAGTCCTGGCGCAGACAGACGACTACCTGTCCCTGAAAGTTATAGGAACAGATAACTGGAGTCGCGCCCACTATCGGGCGAAATACTATACCTTCGACTGCCGGACGGGACAGACCGTCGCGCTGAAAGATATTTTGGGAGACGAGTATCGGACGATTGCCGACGTCAGCATCCGGCGGCAGATGGATCACCGCTGGAACGGCGGGGCTTCGTACGGGACCTTTACGGGCATAGATGAGGACACGCCCTTTTACATCAATGAAAAGGGCAACCCCGTCGTCGTCTTTTCCGCTTATGAAATCGCTCCAGGCAGCGAGGGACGGCCGGAATTTGAAATCATCAGGCCCTATGCCGTCGACAGCCTGTCCGAATTGACAGGGCTGCTGGGGATGAACGATGAGGACACGTCGCGGCTCTTTGGCGGCGGCCGGGAAAATTGGTCGGCAGACCGCACGTTTTTCGTCGGCCGGACCTATGAAATCATGCTGCATGGACAGCCTTGCCGCCTGTTTACGATCTGCAGCAGGGATAAGATTGTAGAGGCCGTATCCTTGTGGGTCATAGGCGGAGAACGGCCTGTGACGGAAAGGGACGCTGCGGCATGGGCTGCCTATGTCACGGCCATGATGGGGACGGAGCCGACGCTGGACCCTGACATTTCCGAAGGCGGAAGCCGCAATCGCCGCTGGAATGCGAAGGAACTCATTGCCGTCATGCACCAGATGCCGGATATCCTTACGATTTCCATCCAGCCGGCTGTCGGCGAGCTGCATTGA
- a CDS encoding MFS transporter, with protein sequence MRDRLWTKDFTIDVCINFLLYVIMYQLMLWSTQFAIHTWDATVSEAGLASGIFIIGALSSRIVTGHVIDALGRKKALLVGTSMYMLGLLLYFPVHSLTAFLVIRCLHGAAYGISATAASTIVGAIVPPKRRGEGIGYYALGNTLASAAGPFLGMTLCSGGNYYLNVYVCIGLAVLTFALAAAIHSPEHVCTAADRAALKSLRWDSFISVQALPISIISFFCGIGYSTVLSFIGAYTNSLNLAIAGSIFFCTYSVTSFFSRPIIGRFLDHHGGDAVMYPTLAILALCMAAVGLAESNALFAIGGMLLGLSYSTVTSSGQALAIHGVPEDHIGLATSTFFIFVDLGVGVGPYMLGSLVPAYGFSSVYFGAAVIALAAIPLYYALIGRTGVFSYRQMEQIRSKER encoded by the coding sequence GTGCGCGACAGGCTATGGACTAAAGATTTTACCATTGATGTATGCATCAACTTTCTCCTCTACGTCATCATGTACCAGCTCATGCTGTGGTCGACCCAGTTTGCCATCCACACCTGGGATGCGACGGTCAGCGAGGCTGGGCTGGCGTCGGGTATCTTCATCATCGGCGCTTTATCGTCCCGCATCGTCACAGGCCACGTCATCGATGCCTTGGGCCGCAAAAAGGCTTTACTCGTCGGCACGAGCATGTACATGCTGGGACTCTTATTATATTTCCCCGTCCACTCGCTGACGGCCTTTCTGGTCATCCGCTGCCTCCACGGCGCGGCCTACGGCATATCCGCCACAGCGGCCAGCACCATCGTCGGGGCCATCGTCCCGCCGAAGCGGCGCGGCGAAGGCATCGGCTACTATGCCCTGGGCAACACGCTGGCTTCGGCGGCGGGTCCCTTCTTAGGCATGACCCTGTGCAGCGGCGGAAACTACTACTTGAACGTGTACGTGTGCATCGGCCTGGCCGTGCTGACCTTTGCCTTGGCTGCCGCCATCCATTCGCCGGAGCACGTCTGTACGGCAGCCGACAGGGCAGCCCTCAAATCCCTGCGCTGGGACAGTTTCATTTCCGTACAGGCCCTGCCCATTTCCATCATTTCCTTCTTCTGCGGCATCGGCTATTCTACGGTGCTCAGCTTCATCGGGGCCTATACGAATTCCCTGAATCTGGCCATTGCCGGCAGTATTTTCTTCTGCACCTATTCGGTCACGTCGTTTTTCAGCCGGCCCATTATCGGCCGCTTTCTGGACCACCACGGCGGCGACGCCGTCATGTATCCGACGCTGGCCATCTTAGCCCTGTGCATGGCTGCCGTCGGGCTTGCTGAAAGCAATGCCCTCTTTGCCATCGGCGGCATGCTCCTCGGCCTCAGCTACAGCACCGTCACCTCGTCCGGACAGGCCCTGGCAATCCACGGCGTGCCGGAAGACCACATCGGCCTGGCCACGTCGACCTTTTTCATCTTCGTCGACCTGGGCGTCGGCGTCGGGCCTTACATGCTGGGAAGCCTCGTGCCGGCCTACGGGTTTTCCAGCGTCTACTTCGGGGCCGCCGTCATCGCCTTGGCGGCCATTCCCCTGTACTACGCCCTCATCGGCCGGACCGGCGTGTTCTCGTACAGGCAGATGGAGCAGATTCGTTCCAAAGAAAGATAA
- a CDS encoding xanthine phosphoribosyltransferase produces the protein MDELKQRILQDGIIIDNRILKIDNFLNQQIDTTLINHVGQEFARLFQDVPVDRIVTIESSGIAVAYAVSLAMNNRPVVFARKKKSLLTSGEQYTASIYSYTKEEAYTASIGKSYLHAGESILIIDDFLASGAAAVGLAEIAAQAGCSVAGIGIVVEKTFQGGRQTLESKGLRVESLARIARFENNAPVFAD, from the coding sequence ATGGACGAATTGAAACAGCGCATCCTGCAGGACGGCATCATCATCGACAACCGTATTTTAAAGATAGACAACTTTTTAAATCAGCAAATCGACACGACGCTCATCAACCACGTCGGCCAGGAATTTGCCCGTCTATTTCAGGACGTGCCTGTAGACCGCATTGTCACCATCGAATCTTCCGGCATCGCCGTAGCCTACGCCGTATCGCTGGCCATGAACAACCGGCCCGTCGTCTTTGCCCGCAAGAAGAAATCGCTCCTGACGAGCGGCGAGCAGTACACGGCGTCGATTTACTCCTATACGAAGGAAGAAGCGTATACGGCATCTATCGGCAAATCCTATCTCCACGCCGGCGAATCCATTCTCATCATCGATGATTTTCTGGCCAGCGGCGCGGCTGCCGTAGGCCTGGCCGAAATCGCCGCCCAGGCGGGCTGTTCCGTCGCCGGCATCGGCATCGTCGTCGAGAAGACCTTCCAGGGCGGCCGACAAACCTTGGAATCCAAAGGCCTGCGCGTCGAATCGCTGGCCCGCATCGCCCGCTTTGAAAACAACGCCCCGGTTTTTGCCGATTAA